Proteins found in one Pyrus communis chromosome 15, drPyrComm1.1, whole genome shotgun sequence genomic segment:
- the LOC137717657 gene encoding uncharacterized protein, with amino-acid sequence MARVGGEWGFKGRGKWAFSYKKTTLIVCSINIAVALYVLRSLYASLYIYSDKDTGPTFEYTPDQIRKMEESIRIRKASEPVELIRLVKALKKELYREAAVELPQPLKLKMTNEIIDRLKTLRPNANITEQREVVESWCKEKLKEAKQLATETEASNSTILHEEAEMLLKALESDWTWLLEDMGLWIPSEIRNTEHHDKPEGEEDDLDEILPGRPLPPECHAEVHTDYDGAAVRWGLNYHKDSAADCCQACLDQAKRAKPNQKRCNIWVYCPSETGCYSPDIYEHKLGECWLKYAETPKLNFKDKYSESYRDRHPSAPLLVPWASGIVGAR; translated from the exons ATGGCTCGGGTAGGAGGAGAATGGGGATTTAAAGGTAGAGGGAAATGGGCTTTTTCGTACAAGAAGACCACTCTCATCGTTTGCTCCATTAACATTGCCGTTGCTCTCTATGTTCTTCGCTCTCTCTACGCTTCTCTCTACATCTACTCCGATAAAGATACAGGCCCCA CTTTTGAGTACACTCCGGATCAGATTAGGAAGATGGAGGAATCAATTCGGATTCGAAAAGCATCTGAACCGGTTGAGCTAATTAGATTG GTGAAGGCACTTAAGAAGGAGCTTTACAGAGAGGCAGCAGTCGAATTGCCACAGCCCTTGAAACTGAAGATGACTAATGAGATAATTGATAGGTTGAAAACCTTGAGGCCCAACGCAAATATTACTGAGCAGAGAG AAGTAGTTGAAAGTTGGTGCAAGGAAAAACTAAAAGAAGCTAAGCAGTTGGCAACTGAGACTGAGGCTTCAAATTCAACAATTCTTCATGAGGAAGCAG AAATGCTACTAAAAGCTTTGGAATCGGATTGGACTTGGCTTTTGGAAGACATGGGCCTTTGGATTCCTTCTGAAATTCGTAACACGGAACATCATGATAAACCTGAGGGTGAAGAAGACGATTTAG ACGAAATTTTGCCTGGCAGGCCACTTCCTCCTGAATGCCATGCAGAAGTTCATACAGATTATGATGGTGCTGCTGTAAGATGGGGACTTAACTACCACAAAGATAGTGCAGCTGACTGTTGTCAGGCTTGCTTGGACCAAGCTAAACGTGCTAAGCCTAATCAAAAGAGATGTAATATATGGGTTTACTGCCCGTCAGAAACTGGTTGCTATTCTCCAGATATCTACGAGCATAAACTTGGAGAGTGCTGGCTTAAATAC GCAGAAACGCCTAAACTTAATTTTAAGGACAAGTATTCTGAATCATATAGAGACCGCCATCCATCTGCACCGCTTCTTGTTCCTTGGGCCTCTGGCATTGTTGGTGCACGATAG
- the LOC137718603 gene encoding uncharacterized protein — MVLGSHPIQETHYDILSVKQDANYEVIRASYRSAILDSHPDKLQSTSGSGDRFLKVQKAWEILGDSRSRALYDSALRASSHDAMVAEDISLEDVMVEDAGEVIQLFYQCRCGDYFFVDSLELEKMGYALLKDGNKISFEAENALPASLVLPCGSCSLKVRILINSDDFITIIDNHRMGDEVFS, encoded by the coding sequence ATGGTTCTTGGCAGCCACCCCATTCAGGAAACTCACTATGACATACTATCGGTGAAGCAAGATGCAAACTATGAAGTTATTCGAGCAAGCTACCGATCTGCCATCCTTGATAGTCATCCTGATAAATTGCAAAGTACATCTGGGTCGGGTGATAGATTCCTGAAAGTGCAAAAGGCTTGGGAAATCCTTGGCGATTCAAGGTCTCGCGCACTTTATGATAGTGCGCTTCGAGCTTCTAGTCATGATGCTATGGTCGCAGAAGATATCAGCTTAGAAGATGTGATGGTTGAAGATGCGGGAGAGGTCATTCAACTCTTTTACCAGTGCCGATGCGGTGACTATTTCTTCGTTGATTCTTTGGAGTTGGAGAAGATGGGGTATGCTTTGTTAAAAGATGGAAACAAGATATCTTTCGAAGCAGAGAATGCATTGCCAGCATCGCTTGTCCTCCCTTGCGGGTCTTGTTCTTTGAAAGTTCGGATATTGATCAATTCAGATGACTTTATTACGATCATTGATAACCATCGAATGGGGGACGAAGTTTTCTCTTAA
- the LOC137718501 gene encoding uncharacterized protein codes for MSIFHHEEEQPPNPSKRCKFLAACLNDVFANCHTSRKLSASSPAGEEFLTSDFDEEKEVIVSAIRSRAMEKLRRKPSSLTDSFSFVYSSKSGDLFITQKGAEKQEDHEDHEGNEKEEFLSVASCLSCCSSTAASRDVFLSVKTSLSRCSSLSGIEFGDFPRQSIIRQFSHCEGWPFGLCRKAVLLPPLPKSPSESWTWRKGTKFVKMV; via the exons ATGAGCATCTTTCATCATGAAGAAGAACAGCCACCAAATCCTTCCAAAAGATGCAAGTTTCTTGCTGCTTGTCTCAACGATGTGTTTGCGAATTGCCATACCAGCAGAAAGCTTTCGGCTTCGAGCCCTGCTGGGGAGGAGTTCCTGACAAGCGACTTTGATGAGGAAAAAGAA GTTATTGTGTCTGCCATTCGAAGCCGTGCTATGGAAAAACTGAGGCGCAAGCCGAGCAGTTTGACAGATAGCTTCTCTTTCGTTTACTCTTCAAAATCAGGAGATTTATTCATAACACAGAAAGGAGCGGAAAAGCAAGAGGATCATGAAGATCACGAAGGCAATGAGAAAGAAGAATTTTTATCGGTTGCAAGCTGCCTTTCTTGCTGCTCAAGCACCGCTGCAAGTAGAGACGTGTTTCTTTCTGTCAAGACAAGTTTGTCGCGTTGTTCGAGCCTTAGTGGGATCGAGTTTGGAGATTTTCCAAGGCAGTCCATAATTCGGCAATTCAGTCATTGTGAGGGCTGGCCGTTTGGGCTTTGCCGGAAGGCTGTGTTGCTTCCACCGCTGCCAAAGTCGCCCTCTGAGTCGTGGACGTGGAGAAAAGGCACTAAGTTTGTTAAGATGGTTTAA
- the LOC137718464 gene encoding succinate dehydrogenase subunit 5, mitochondrial-like yields MEKMIALRSLYRSLSCRSYRLAAANQKLLCNSQPIHSSAAAARALFNSSSPIAKDLSSDDCKFPFSRGLGSRKFYSDDVSHLPAIKDPALLNVFKDLLAANWDHLPEIVIHDAKAALSENTDDQTGKEVVTNVFRAAEAVEEFGGMITNLKMELDDSIGASGENVKPLSDEYMNALKTIYNRYITYLDAFGPEETYLRKKVETELGTKLIYLKMRCSGIGSEWGKITVLGTSGLSGSYVEQRA; encoded by the exons ATGGAGAAGATGATCGCTCTGAGATCGCTCTACCGCTCACTGTCCTGCAGATCTTATCGACTAGCCGCCGCCAACCAGAAGCTCCTGTGCAACTCCCAACCCATCCACTCTTCCGCCGCTGCTGCTCGAGCCCTCTTCAATTCCTCATCCCCAATCGCCAAGGACCTCTCTTCCG ATGATTGCAAGTTCCCGTTTTCAAGGGGGTTGGGAAGTAGGAAATTTTATAGTGATGATGTGAGTCACTTGCCTGCCATTAAAGACCCTGCGCTGCTCAATGTTTTCAAGGATTTGCTGGCTGCAAATTGGGATCACTTGCCCGAGATCGTCATCCATGATGCGAAGGCGGCATTGTCAGAGAATACTGATGACCAGACTGGCAAAGAggttgtcactaatgttttccggGCAGCGGAGGCTGTTGAGGAGTTCGGCGGGATGATTACTAATTTAAAGATGGAACTTGATGACAGCATTGGTGCGAGCGGAGAG AATGTCAAGCCCTTGTCAGATGAGTACATGAATGCACTGAAGACCATTTACAATCGCTACATTACCTATTTGGATGCATTTGGGCCTGAGGAAACCTATTTGCGGAAGAAGGTTGAGACAGAGTTGGGAACTAAGCTGATATACTTGAAGATGAGATGCAGTGGAATCGGTTCTGAGTGGGGAAAG ATCACTGTTCTGGGAACTTCTGGACTTTCTGGGTCATATGTTGAGCAAAGAGCTTAA
- the LOC137718554 gene encoding probable carboxylesterase 2, whose product MAATTSPEVLLDVLPYLRVLKDGTIDRLAGTQVAPPGLDPKTGVLSKDIVIFPKTGVSARLYRPNTAKPAHKLPLIIYFHGGAFCIASAGEPLYHTSLNNLVAEANAIGVSVNYRLAPEHPLPTAYEDCWAVLNWVFNDGKGRDSWVKDHVDFERVFLVGDSAGANIAHHLALRIKPSDPDPKLKIAGIGMINPYFWGKEPIGGEVGDLVRKSMVDTWWNFVCPSEKGCDDPLINPFVGESPGLEGLACDKILVLVAGKDILRDRGMLYYDELVKSKWGGRKELIETQGEDHVFHIFNPNCDKAKILIRNLGKFINQD is encoded by the coding sequence ATGGCTGCAACCACCTCACCGGAAGTGTTACTTGATGTCCTTCCATACCTCCGAGTCCTCAAAGATGGCACAATCGACAGACTCGCCGGAACCCAAGTCGCTCCTCCCGGCCTCGACCCAAAAACCGGAGTTTTATCAAAAGACATCGTCATCTTCCCCAAGACCGGCGTGTCTGCCCGACTTTACCGACCCAACACCGCCAAACCCGCCCATAAACTTCCCCTCATCATATACTTCCACGGTGGAGCCTTCTGCATAGCTTCCGCTGGCGAGCCGCTTTACCACACCAGCCTCAACAACCTTGTTGCGGAAGCCAACGCCATAGGGGTTTCAGTAAACTACAGATTAGCACCTGAGCACCCGCTCCCCACCGCTTACGAAGACTGCTGGGCCGTCCTCAACTGGGTTTTCAACGACGGCAAAGGTCGTGATTCATGGGTCAAGGACCACGTCGATTTCGAGCGCGTGTTTTTGGTCGGAGACAGCGCAGGGGCCAACATTGCACACCACTTGGCCTTACGGATCAAGCCCTCAGATCCGGATCCGAAATTGAAGATAGCCGGGATTGGTATGATCAATCCATACTTTTGGGGGAAGGAGCCAATTGGTGGGGAGGTGGGGGATTTGGTGAGGAAGTCCATGGTGGACACGTGGTGGAATTTCGTTTGCCCGTCGGAGAAAGGCTGCGACGACCCGCTTATCAACCCGTTTGTGGGCGAATCGCCGGGGTTGGAGGGGTTGGCTTGTGACAAAATACTTGTTTTGGTGGCAGGAAAAGATATATTGAGGGATAGAGGGATGCTTTACTATGATGAGTTGGTGAAGAGCAAATGGGGAGGGAGGAAGGAGTTGATTGAAACACAAGGGGAGGATCATGTTTTTCATATCTTTAATCCCAATTGTGACAAGGCTAAGATCTTGATTAGGAATTTGGGTAAGTTCATTAATCAAGATTAA
- the LOC137717860 gene encoding 26S proteasome non-ATPase regulatory subunit 14 homolog, with amino-acid sequence MSGMERLQRMFAGAGGALGHPPPDSPTLDSSEQVYISSLALLKMLKHGRAGVPMEVMGLMLGEFVDEYTVRVVDVFAMPQSGTGVSVEAVDHVFQTNMLDMLKQTGRPEMVVGWYHSHPGFGCWLSGVDINTQQSFEALNQRAVAVVVDPIQSVKGKVVIDAFRLINPQTMMLGQEPRQTTSNLGHLNKPSIQALIHGLNRHYYSIAINYRKNELEEKMLLNLHKKKWTDGLTLRRFDNHSKTNEQTVEEMKNLAVKYNKAVQEEDELPPEKLAIANVGRQDAKKHLEEHVSNLMSSNIVQTLGTMLDTVVF; translated from the exons ATGTCAGGCATGGAGAGGCTTCAGAGGATgttcgccggcgccggaggagCTTTGGGCCACCCGCCTCCTGATTCCCCCACCTTGGATTCCTCCGAGCAGGTCTACATCTCCTCCCTCGCCCTCCTCAAGATGCTTAAGCACG GAAGGGCGGGAGTTCCGATGGAAGTTATGGGATTGATGCTtggtgagtttgtggatgaGTACACTGTTCGAGTTGTTGATGTCTTTGCGATGCCCCAGAGTGGTACCGGTGTTAGTGTCGAAGCTGTTGACCATGTTTTCCAGACTAACATGCTTGATATGCTGAAGCAGACTGGAAG ACCAGAGATGGTGGTAGGGTGGTACCACTCGCATCCTGGATTTGGCTGTTGGCTATCTGGTGTGGACATTAATACACAGCAG AGCTTTGAAGCTTTGAATCAACGTGCTGTGGCTGTGGTGGTTGATCCCATCCAGAGCGTGAAAGGGAAGGTTGTCATCGATGCCTTCCGCCTTATTAACCCACAAACAATGATGCTTGGCCAGGAACCACGGCAGACAACATCTAATCTTGGACATCTTAATAAACCCTCCATTCAA GCATTGATCCACGGGTTGAACCGCCATTATTACTCTATAGCTATTAATTACAGGaagaatgagcttgaggagaaaATGCTGCTTAACCTCCACAAGAAGAAATGGACAGATGGGCTGACACTTAGACGTTTTGATAATCATTCGAAGACAAATGAGCAAACTGTTGAG GAGATGAAGAACTTGGCTGTCAAATACAACAAAGCAGTGCAAGAGGAGGATGAATTACCCCCTGAGAAGCTTGCAATTGCCAACGTAGGAAGGCAGGATGCCAAGAAGCACCTCGAAGAACACGTCTCCAACCTTATGTCCTCCAACATTGTTCAGACCCTGGGAACAATGCTCGACACTGTCGTGTTCTAG